One window of the Eucalyptus grandis isolate ANBG69807.140 chromosome 8, ASM1654582v1, whole genome shotgun sequence genome contains the following:
- the LOC120286651 gene encoding LOW QUALITY PROTEIN: nodulation protein H (The sequence of the model RefSeq protein was modified relative to this genomic sequence to represent the inferred CDS: deleted 1 base in 1 codon) produces the protein MCGLYICSICIRQISNQSSTRFQNIQIIEEPCCNGNMEKFDNPSMHYPRPQTFSRFECSHNPVRFFTIISMQRSGSGWFETLLNSHVNVSSNGEIFSVWDRRKNISSILQTLDRVYNLDWFSSASKNECSAAVGFKWMLNQGLMEHHNEILEYLNRRGVSVVFLFRRNLLRRMVSVLANSYDRHAKLLNGTHKSHVHSPEEADTLSTYKPTINSTSLIDDLKEVEATVAKALAFYNTTRHIVLYYEDLIKDRTKLKDVQEFLNLPVMELTSRQVKIHKGPVSDLISNWDKVNRALSGTVYESFIHDDYSQETSNL, from the exons ATGTGTGGACTATATATCTGCTCAATTTGCATCAGGCAGATAAGCAATCAGTCTAGTACTAGATTTCAGAACATCCAGATTATTGAGGAGCCCTGTTGCAATGGCAATATGGAAAAATTTGATAACCCCTCAATGCATTACCCAAGACCTCAAACTTTTAGCAG GTTTGAGTGTTCACATAATCCAGTGCGATTCTTCACGATCATATCGATGCAGAGATCAGGGAGTGGATGGTTTGAGACTCTTTTGAATAGCCATGTCAATGTTAGTTCCAACGGGGAGATATTCTCTGTTTGGGATAGGAGGAAAAATATTTCTTCCATCTTACAAACGCTGGATAGAGTCTACAACTTAGACTGGTTTAGCAGTGCTTCCAAGAATGAGTGTTCTGCTGCAGTTGGCTTCAAATGGATGCTTAATCAG GGATTAATGGAACACCACAACGAAATTCTAGAGTATTTGAATCGTAGGGGTGTGTCTGTAGTATTTCTCTTCAGAAGAAATCTTCTACGTCGCATGGTTTCGGTGCTTGCTAATTCCTATGATCGGCACGCCAAATTACTCAATGGGACTCACAAGTCTCATGTGCATTCACCGGaagag GCTGATACACTTTCAACCTACAAGCCGACAATTAATTCCACATCATTGATAGATGACCTGAAGGAAGTAGAGGCAACAGTTGCTAAAGCTTTAGCATTTTATAACACCACAAGACACATCGTTCTGTATTATGAGGATCTCATAAAAGACCGAACT AAACTAAAAGATGTTCAAGAATTCCTTAATCTGCCAGTAATGGAACTCACGAGCCGTCAGGTTAAGATACACAAAGGGCCGGTATCTGACTTGATTAGTAACTGGGACAAAGTCAACCGAGCACTCAGCGGAACGGTT TATGAGAGCTTCATCCATGACGACTACTCCCAGGAAACTTCTAACTTATAG